One window of Cucurbita pepo subsp. pepo cultivar mu-cu-16 chromosome LG19, ASM280686v2, whole genome shotgun sequence genomic DNA carries:
- the LOC111782222 gene encoding ruvB-like 2 — MAELKLSESRDLTRIERIGAHSHIRGLGLDSSLEPRAVSEGMVGQTAARKSAGVILQMIKEGKIAGRAVLLAGQPGTGKTAIAMGMAKSLGLETPFAMMAGSELFSLEMSKTEALMQAFRKAIGVRIKEETEIIEGEVVEVQIDRPAVAGAASKTGKLTLKTTDMETVYDLGAKMIEALGKEKVQSGDVIAIDKASGKITKLGRSFSRSRDYDAMGPQTKFVQCPDGELQKRKEVVHCVTLHEIDVINSRTQGFLALFTGDTGEIRAEVREQIDTKVAEWKEEGKAEIVPGVLFIDEVHILDIECFSFLNRALENEMAPILVVATNRGITTIRGTNYKSPHGIPIDLLDRLLIICTQPYTEDEIRKILDIRSQEEDVEMSEEAKRLLTTIGVETSLRYAIHLITAAALACQKRKGKVVEMEDINRVYHLFLDVKRSTQYLMEYQNQYMFNELGDDEEDDSNAMNP; from the exons ATGGCAGAGCTGAAGCTTTCGGAGAGCCGAGACCTAACGCGAATCGAGCGCATTGGGGCGCACTCTCACATCCGCGGCCTTGGCCTTGATTCCTCTCTTGAACCACGGGCCGTTTCGGAGGGAATGGTTGGCCAAACCGCCGCTCGGAAGTCCGCAGGTGTCATTCTTCAGATGatcaaagaaggaaaaattgCCGGTCGGGCTGTTCTCCTCGCTGGTCAGCCAGGTACTGGCAAGACTGCAATTGCAATGGGCATGGCTAAGTCCCTTGGCCTTGAAACTCCTTTCGCAATGATGGCTGGCAGTGAGCTCTTTTCTCTGGAAATGTCCAAAACTGAAGCCTTGATGCAGGCCTTTCGTAAAGCTATTGGCGTCCGAATAAAGGAAGAAACCGAAATAATTGAAGGAGAGGTCGTTGAGGTTCAAATAGACAGGCCAGCGGTTGCCGGGGCAGCGTCGAAAACCGGGAAGCTTACTCTGAAAACGACAGACATGGAGACTGTATATGATTTGGGGGCGAAGATGATTGAAGCATTGGGGAAGGAAAAGGTGCAGAGCGGCGATGTTATTGCGATCGATAAAGCATCCGGAAAAATTACTAAGCTAGGGAGGTCCTTCTCTAGGTCCAGGGATTACGATGCAATGGGTCCTCAGACAAAGTTTGTGCAGTGCCCCGATGGCGAGTTGCAAAAGCGGAAGGAGGTTGTGCATTGTGTCACGCTCCATGAGATAGATGTTATCAATAGCAG AACACAAGGTTTCTTAGCTCTATTCACCGGTGATACTGGAGAAATTCGAGCTGAAGTAAGGGAACAAATAGATACCAAAGTGGCTGAGTGGAAGGAAGAAGGCAAGGCCGAGATAGTTCCAGGTGTCCTCTTTATTGATGAGGTTCATATACTTGATATTGAGTgcttctcttttcttaatcGTGCGTTGGAGAATGAGATGGCTCCAATCCTTGTCGTTGCTACTAACAGAGGGATTACCACAATTCGAGGAACTAATTACAAATCCCCTCACGGGATTCCTATTGATCTTCTTGATCGTCTACTTATAATTTGTACTCAACCTTATACCGAGGATGAAATACGAAAGATTCTAGATATTAGATCTCAAGAGGAAGATGTGGAAATGTCTGAAGAGGCAAAGAGACTTCTGACCACAATTGGCGTAGAAACATCACTAAGATATGCCATCCATTTAATCACAGCAGCTGCTCTGGCATGTCAGAAACGAAAAGGGAAGGTTGTGGAGATGGAGGACATAAATCGTGTCTACCATCTGTTCTTAGATGTCAAGAGATCAACTCAGTACCTGATGGAGTACCAAAATCAATACATGTTCAACGAATTGGGAGATGACGAAGAAGATGATTCTAATGCTATGAACCCTTGA
- the LOC111781674 gene encoding uncharacterized protein LOC111781674 produces the protein MEAFCAYASSSSSSSSTFLPKKKGQSEHVRREVSSYSNDLLCVRKPISKPWKKPAIAPLPPTRPRVYKVDSLKFKDLVQKLTGLPELPSPRLQKMAPPPLHIAPRQGSGTAVEATPFLHPSPVKLDEALDGGSFLELNLSPFNKNWFSFPALSPGSLAIFDAI, from the coding sequence ATGGAGGCATTTTGTGCttatgcttcttcttcttcttcgtcttcctcgACCTTTTTGCCTAAAAAAAAAGGGCAATCGGAGCACGTGAGGAGAGAAGTTTCAAGCTATTCCAACGATCTTCTCTGTGTTCGAAAGCCAATATCAAAACCCTGGAAGAAGCCGGCGATTGCGCCACTGCCACCGACTCGCCCCAGGGTCTACAAAGTGGACTCACTTAAATTCAAAGATTTGGTTCAGAAACTCACCGGCTTGCCTGAGCTCCCATCTCCACGCCTCCAAAAAATGGCTCCGCCGCCTCTTCATATTGCCCCCCGCCAAGGTTCCGGCACCGCCGTGGAAGCCACCCCATTTCTCCATCCGTCGCCGGTGAAGCTGGATGAGGCGTTGGACGGTGGCAGCTTTCTTGAGCTGAATTTGTCGCCCTTCAACAAAAATTGGTTCTCGTTCCCTGCTTTGAGCCCCGGAAGCCTTGCCATTTTCGATGCAATTTAG
- the LOC111781673 gene encoding uncharacterized protein LOC111781673: MELKNGGETKKISGGNKLRQFVKASARLLSKVRDFYIRNLTDCSNQLDYVMALSGPVGQMPIHLPKSYSVGSTASSRGGGDDYGELLRAASTRSLEKKVEPDLEIQVARKSPMAEPRIVPRSRSVGIGRIDEEKCYEFEEDFKAGNTCAYPRSRSYAVHRRRRV, translated from the coding sequence ATGGAGCTAAAAAACGGCGGTGAAACGAAGAAGATTAGCGGAGGAAACAAGTTGAGGCAATTTGTAAAAGCCTCCGCCCGGCTTCTGTCAAAAGTCCGAGATTTTTACATCAGGAATCTGACGGACTGTTCCAACCAGCTGGATTATGTGATGGCGCTGAGTGGGCCGGTCGGTCAGATGCCGATTCATCTGCCTAAGAGCTACAGCGTGGGGTCCACTGCCTCCAGCCGCGGCGGTGGCGACGACTACGGTGAGCTTCTGAGGGCGGCGTCGACCCGAAGCTTGGAGAAGAAGGTGGAACCTGATTTGGAAATCCAAGTGGCGAGGAAATCGCCGATGGCGGAACCGAGAATCGTGCCGAGGAGTCGGAGCGTGGGGATTGGGAGAATCGATGAGGAGAAATGTTATGAATTTGAAGAGGATTTCAAGGCGGGGAATACTTGTGCGTATCCCAGAAGTAGAAGCTACGCTGTTCATAGAAGAAGGCGGGTgtaa